A stretch of Verrucomicrobiota bacterium DNA encodes these proteins:
- a CDS encoding alpha/beta fold hydrolase, protein MVVEEVPPSLRLLYPFTPRRVRVKTGELSVVNEGEGPVVVMVHGNPSWSFLFRDLILRLRSSYRCIAVDHQGCGLSDPQKAPLRMEQHSDNLGMVLSELGVNRYALVAHDWGGAIGAHRAGLQAEKILATVFLNTAAFPVHRMPWQIRLARVPLLGRILMEQFNAFAIGAARQGVVNPLAEAVEDGFLFPWRERKSRRVVSRFVEDIPWRRSHPTWKTILQAEKGLKNLATKPCLLAWGLKDFCFDEVFLNEWIQRMPNAEVERYENAGHYVFEDAGEPLLERIEVFIGESVGAVLGG, encoded by the coding sequence ATGGTGGTCGAGGAAGTCCCGCCTTCCCTCCGGTTGCTTTATCCGTTCACGCCGAGGAGGGTCCGGGTGAAGACCGGCGAGCTGTCGGTGGTCAATGAAGGAGAAGGTCCTGTTGTTGTAATGGTTCATGGGAACCCCTCTTGGTCGTTCCTGTTTCGAGACCTGATCCTTCGGCTCCGATCCTCCTATCGTTGTATCGCTGTAGACCACCAAGGGTGTGGTTTGTCCGATCCCCAGAAGGCTCCGCTACGAATGGAGCAGCATTCGGACAATCTTGGAATGGTCCTTAGCGAATTGGGTGTAAACCGCTACGCGCTGGTCGCTCACGATTGGGGTGGGGCGATTGGAGCCCACCGGGCTGGTCTTCAGGCAGAGAAAATACTGGCGACAGTCTTTCTCAATACCGCTGCCTTTCCAGTCCATCGTATGCCGTGGCAGATCCGTTTGGCCCGGGTTCCTTTGCTCGGCCGGATTTTGATGGAACAGTTCAATGCGTTTGCGATTGGTGCTGCACGGCAGGGAGTTGTGAACCCATTGGCTGAAGCAGTGGAAGATGGTTTTCTATTTCCTTGGAGAGAAAGAAAATCGCGCCGCGTCGTCTCTCGGTTTGTCGAAGATATTCCATGGCGGAGAAGTCATCCAACTTGGAAGACAATTCTTCAAGCGGAGAAAGGTTTGAAGAATTTGGCGACCAAACCCTGCCTACTGGCCTGGGGGCTCAAAGATTTTTGCTTTGATGAGGTGTTTCTCAATGAATGGATCCAAAGGATGCCAAATGCGGAGGTAGAGCGTTACGAAAATGCCGGCCATTACGTGTTCGAGGATGCAGGTGAGCCTTTGCTGGAGAGGATTGAGGTCTTTATAGGAGAGAGTGTGGGAGCTGTTCTGGGAGGATGA
- a CDS encoding VOC family protein, protein MGIRFLHTRIRVSDLEKSIEFYSKTCGFVVAKRNDKSPAGNQIAHLELPGNAHMLELTYSPDFKVEFPEDLMHTCIGVDDIVEHCQKLEDEGVEIWPENWKEKFTSGGSKMAFITDPDGYEVEILER, encoded by the coding sequence ATGGGTATACGATTCCTCCACACTCGAATTCGCGTAAGCGATCTGGAAAAGTCGATTGAGTTCTACTCTAAGACTTGCGGTTTCGTGGTGGCGAAGCGGAACGACAAGTCCCCGGCGGGCAATCAGATCGCCCACCTCGAGCTTCCGGGGAATGCGCACATGCTGGAGCTGACTTACTCCCCGGATTTCAAAGTCGAATTTCCTGAAGATCTGATGCATACCTGCATCGGGGTGGATGATATCGTCGAGCATTGCCAAAAGCTGGAAGACGAGGGTGTTGAGATCTGGCCGGAGAATTGGAAAGAGAAATTTACCAGCGGCGGAAGCAAGATGGCCTTCATTACTGATCCTGACGGCTACGAGGTAGAGATTCTCGAACGGTAG